The sequence below is a genomic window from Sneathiella marina.
TCGCTATAAACGGTGTTTTCGGTTAGGGCCTGCCCAATTCCCTGGCCAACCCCACCGATCACTTGATGCCGGACCAACGCCGGGTTCACGATGGTACCAAAATCGTCGACAATAACATAGCGCACGACATCTGTTGTGCCCGTATGTTCATCAATCTCGACCTCGGCAATGTGGCAGCCATTTGGATATGTGAATGCTTCCAGGGTAATACTTGCTTCTGAATCCAGTCCTTCAGCCAGGTTTTCCGGCAACTGCCCGAGCCCTCTGGCACGAGCGGCAACTTCAAGAATACTGATTTTCCGGTCTGTACCGGCGATTGAAAATTCCCCCTCTTCGGCGGAAAACTCAATATCGATCGCGGCCGCTTCCAGGAAATGACCTGCAAGTTCTTTGCCCTTTTCGATGACTTCATCACTGGCTTTATGTATCGCGGGACCCTGAACCGTAAGAGATCTGGACCCGCCTGTGCCACCACCGGTTTTTATTTTATCCGTATCGCCCTGAACGATCCGAATATTTTCGAACGGGACACCTAGCCGCTCTGCGACAATTTGCGAATAAGCCGTTGAATGGCCTTGTCCCGAGGATTGAGTGCCGACGGAGACAGAGACGATGTCGTTTTCTTCAAATCGAATAAAGGCTGATTCCGTCGGATTTCCCGCTGTCGCTTCGACGTAAAAGCACATGCCTATGCCGCGACGCAACCCTTTGGCAGCGGATTGGGATTTCCGGCCATCGAAGCCGTTCCAATCGGCTTTTTCCAGTGCCCGGTTCATGATGCGTTCAAAATCTCCACTGTCATAAACACACCCTGTTGAGGTGGTGAAGGGAATTGCCGCTGCAGGAATAAAGTTTTTCCGCCTCAATTCCTCAGGCGGTACACCCAGGTCCTTTGCGGCCGAATCCATCAGCCGTTCAATTATGTAGATCGCTTCCGGCCGGCCGGCACCGCGATAGGCATCCACGGGAACGGTGTTGGTGAACACCCCGATGCACCGATAGAAGAAATTTGGGATGTCATACACACCTGGCATCACCTTCACGGTCGCTACTGTCGGGATGAGCGGTCCAAAAGTTGATAAATAGGCCCCTAGATTGGCATTTGACGTGACTTTCATGCCCGTAATTTTGTGATTTTCATCGAACGCCAGTTTTGCGTACGTGTAATGGTCTCGGCCCTGGGTATCAGAAAGAAACGCGTCTGACCGTTCTCCCATCCATTTAATCGGTTTGCCAAGTTTGCGCGAGGCCCAGGCGGCAGTTGCACATTCGGAATAGAAGAAGATCTTCATACCAAAAGCGCCGCCAACATCCGGAGTGACAACCCGCACCTGTTCCTCTGGAATATGCAGAACAGCATTGGCCAGAAGGGATTTCAATATCCAGCCGCCCTGCGTTCCGGAATATAAAGTCATCCGTTCAGTGTCGGTGTCCCAATCAGCAATAACCCCGCGTGGCTCCATGGAATTGACAATGACCCGGCTATTTATCAGCTCCAGCGAGCAAACATGTGCTGCCGTTTCGAAGGCGCTGTCCGTATTGTCTTCCTCCCCTTGCGCCCAGTCAAAGGCCACATTATTTTCTACCTTGTCATGGACCAAAGGATTTCCATTTTGATTGGCAGTTTTCGTTTCAGTTACAACATCCAGCTCTTCGAAATCGATAACGATAAGTTCTGCTGCATCCTTTGCCTGATCAAGGGTTGTCGCGACAACAAACGCTATGTTGTCTCCGACATAGCGGACTTTGTCTACAGCTAAGGTCGGGTGCCCTGGATCTGCACGATCACTATCATCCTGGTTTTTCAACGGGATCATACAGGGGAGCTCGTTTGCATTATCTACCGCCATTTCCGCGCCGAGGATTATGTCTACAACACCGGGCGATGCTTTTGCCTCATCAGTATCTATGGATTTTATATGGGCATGTGCAACCGGCGACCGCAGCATGAAGCCATGCAATTGGCCATCTATATTGATGTCGTCCGTATATTCACCGGCCCCTGTTACCAGGCGGATATCTTCGACACGAGCGACAGACTGATTTACACCGAATTTCACCATTCTTTTGATCCACTTATTATTGCGTGATGATCTAGCCGATCACATCTTGTTAGAGATACTATCAGGCCAAACATTGATAACAACAAGAACTGCTTTTCAGATCTTGTTATTTTGGTTGTTCCCAGACGATTCCACTATCGATTAAATCGCTAATTTCTTCTTTGGCAAAGCCAAGTTCTTCCAGGATTTCTCTTCCATGAGCCCCAAATGCGGGTGGTACAGACTTGACGGACCCGGGAGTTCTGCTCATCTTTACTGCGACACCGGTGCCGGAATATCCATCTTTTTCGACAACCATATTACGGTGCCGTGTGTGAGGATGGTTCAAAGCTTCGGGTACTGTCATTGCGGCACCCGCCGGAACACCGGCGGCAAGCAACTGTGTTGCAACAGCGACGCCGTCCTTGCCCTTAAACAATTGATTGAGCGCGTCATTTAGATCCGCGCGGTTTTTTACCCGCAGAACATTATCGGCAAAACGGGGATCATTTGCCAATTCCGGCTCCCCTAACGACGCACATAACTTAGTGAATTGTCCATGATTTCCAACTCCCAGAAAAACCGGAACCGTGCTTGTCTCGTATAAATCATAAGGTGCGATATTCGGGTGAGAATTACCTGTAAGTTTTGGAGGGTTTCCAGACATTAGATAATTTGGTGCATGCGGGTGCTGAAGTTGAATGCCCGTATCATACAGGGATGCTTCAACAGATTGACCTTTGCCTGATGTATGTCGTTCGTTGACTGCCATCAAGATCCCGATCACCGCATTCATCCCCGTGCCTAAATCCACCAAAGGAATGCCGAGGCGAACTTGCCCTGATTCAGGGGAGCCATTAATACTGATGAGGCCCGCCCAGGCTTGGATAACGGCATCGTATCCTGGAAAACCGCCGAAAGGACCGTCGGCGCCAAATCCGGTCACGCGACAATGAATGAGGCGTGGAAATTCCTTGGATAAAAAATCTTCGTATCCCAATCCCCATTTCTCAAGACTGCCTGTCTTGAAGTTCTCTAGCATCACGTCGGCTTCAGCAAGAAGCTTGAGCAATATTTCCTTGCCCTCATCTTGCCTGATATCCAGAGAAATTGACCGTTTATTGCGATTGGTTCCTGAAAAGTAAGCAGACAGTCCATTTTCATCAAAGGGAGGCCCCCAGCCGCGGGTCTCATCGCCTTGAGGTGGCTCAATCTTAATGACTTCTGCGCCATGATCGCCAAGAATCTGCGTGCAGAAAGGGCCGCCCAGTACGCGGGAGAGGTCGACCACTTTCAATCCGGTTAAGGCACCTTTACTTGACATAACAATCCTTTTTTCTTTCAGTTGATGAGTATATTGGCAAGACCCATATCTATTTATGTGCTTCAGCCTGCTTTTGCAAATATGGTCTCAGTGAAGTTTGGATAAACCTCGGCAATCTTGGTTCGTACTTTCAGCTCCAAAAGCTGAAGAAGAGCGGGGTCCGGAGATTCTGTTGTTGGAACATCGGCGGAATAGTCAAAATCGAAGCCCGTATTATCAAGAATATCTTCCAAAGAACTGCTTGGATGAACGGACATTAAGGAAAAGCGTTTCTGGGCCTTGTTGAAATGGAAAAAGCCCTTGCTGGTTAATAAACCGAAAGGTCCACCTTTTCTATAAACATGATCTTCCGATGTTCCGGGGGCACTGATGAAGTCAACCTTATCGACAAGCGTTCGGCGCGAATGCTCTTCTCGAAATAAGATTACTTTCGGCACCAGAAAATAAAGGTAAGCAGATCCAAAAGTTCCCGGCCATCTCGGCTGTGAAAGCGGATACTCACCACGTCCCATTAAGTTAATATTTGCCTCTCCATCGATTTGTCCACCGCCTAGGAAAAACGCATCTATGCGGCCTTGCGCGGCGCAATCGAAAAGCTCGCCCCCGCCGCCTGTGAAGAAATTATTGGAAACGGACCCCAGGATATTTACATGCTGTGGAGTTCCCCAAGCAGCTTTCGCCAAAAGGGCTCCTGCCCCTGGTATGGGTGAGGCGGCACCGACCGCGACATGATTGCAATCCTTCAATAAGCCGGCAATCAAGCAAATCAGGGCTTTTTTATCGTCACTTAAGCTCATGCCCCAACACTTTCATCAAATACATAACGCTGAAGATACTCAGCAAATCCGTCATCAGATCCGGCCATTTGCATATACATCTTCAAATGCTCGTCATCTCCGCCACCGGTAAACCAGAAAGGTAGAGGCCAGTTTCCTCCGGCGACTTCAGAAACCTTGGTGACGTAGAGGGCCGGCAATACACCTGCGGCCATTTTTTCGTCGTCAAACAAATTCCCATCGATAACTTCATCGACCGTTACGAGTGTTGACTTGGAGGCATGGGACATATTGATAAGTTCACGTTTGCGGCCAACCCAAACATTTCCTTCTTTATCGGCAAAGGGAGCATGAAACAGGGCAAAGTCCGGATTAATTGCTGGAATAGCTACTATAGGATCCTCTGACTCGACGAACGGATTTTGCAGCGTTATCCAATCCGGATGATGATCGAGAATATGACTTCCTATGATGCCGCGTAATGGCATAAAAGGGATTCCTTTTTGGGACGCTTGCAGTCCGGCATGAATGGCGGGGCAAGTCGCGTCGACAAGTTTCACACTCCCGTCTCGCACAGATTTAGTAAAACGTGGCGCAGGGCCATATTCACCTAAAGTAAGGGCTGAGCTTTCCAGCGTTTCGACACATCCAGCACCAATTAACAACTCTGCCTGGAGCCCCGTCGTTGGCGCACCGACCAAATGCAAATTCTTGATTCCTTTGCGAATTATAGCTCGCGTCGCCGCCATAGATACACCGGCGTAATCGGCGGGAATAGCTAGTTTTGCGCCATCTGAAATCGCATCAACCAGTTCATCAATCGCAACTATCGTATTTGATAAGGACATTTGCTTCTTATTTCCTGTTAATTTGCCCGCCGCCATTATGGTTGCTTTCTCATCTCTCTGACAAGGATAA
It includes:
- a CDS encoding xanthine dehydrogenase family protein molybdopterin-binding subunit, which produces MVKFGVNQSVARVEDIRLVTGAGEYTDDINIDGQLHGFMLRSPVAHAHIKSIDTDEAKASPGVVDIILGAEMAVDNANELPCMIPLKNQDDSDRADPGHPTLAVDKVRYVGDNIAFVVATTLDQAKDAAELIVIDFEELDVVTETKTANQNGNPLVHDKVENNVAFDWAQGEEDNTDSAFETAAHVCSLELINSRVIVNSMEPRGVIADWDTDTERMTLYSGTQGGWILKSLLANAVLHIPEEQVRVVTPDVGGAFGMKIFFYSECATAAWASRKLGKPIKWMGERSDAFLSDTQGRDHYTYAKLAFDENHKITGMKVTSNANLGAYLSTFGPLIPTVATVKVMPGVYDIPNFFYRCIGVFTNTVPVDAYRGAGRPEAIYIIERLMDSAAKDLGVPPEELRRKNFIPAAAIPFTTSTGCVYDSGDFERIMNRALEKADWNGFDGRKSQSAAKGLRRGIGMCFYVEATAGNPTESAFIRFEENDIVSVSVGTQSSGQGHSTAYSQIVAERLGVPFENIRIVQGDTDKIKTGGGTGGSRSLTVQGPAIHKASDEVIEKGKELAGHFLEAAAIDIEFSAEEGEFSIAGTDRKISILEVAARARGLGQLPENLAEGLDSEASITLEAFTYPNGCHIAEVEIDEHTGTTDVVRYVIVDDFGTIVNPALVRHQVIGGVGQGIGQALTENTVYSEDGQLLTGSYMDYGMPRADNIPLDLTYETIEIPCTMNPMGVKGCGEAGCIAAPPAIINAALNGLEELGVDHLDMPATPQKVWDAIQQAR
- a CDS encoding CaiB/BaiF CoA transferase family protein: MSSKGALTGLKVVDLSRVLGGPFCTQILGDHGAEVIKIEPPQGDETRGWGPPFDENGLSAYFSGTNRNKRSISLDIRQDEGKEILLKLLAEADVMLENFKTGSLEKWGLGYEDFLSKEFPRLIHCRVTGFGADGPFGGFPGYDAVIQAWAGLISINGSPESGQVRLGIPLVDLGTGMNAVIGILMAVNERHTSGKGQSVEASLYDTGIQLQHPHAPNYLMSGNPPKLTGNSHPNIAPYDLYETSTVPVFLGVGNHGQFTKLCASLGEPELANDPRFADNVLRVKNRADLNDALNQLFKGKDGVAVATQLLAAGVPAGAAMTVPEALNHPHTRHRNMVVEKDGYSGTGVAVKMSRTPGSVKSVPPAFGAHGREILEELGFAKEEISDLIDSGIVWEQPK
- a CDS encoding CoA-transferase, which encodes MSLSDDKKALICLIAGLLKDCNHVAVGAASPIPGAGALLAKAAWGTPQHVNILGSVSNNFFTGGGGELFDCAAQGRIDAFFLGGGQIDGEANINLMGRGEYPLSQPRWPGTFGSAYLYFLVPKVILFREEHSRRTLVDKVDFISAPGTSEDHVYRKGGPFGLLTSKGFFHFNKAQKRFSLMSVHPSSSLEDILDNTGFDFDYSADVPTTESPDPALLQLLELKVRTKIAEVYPNFTETIFAKAG
- a CDS encoding CoA transferase subunit A; the encoded protein is MSLSNTIVAIDELVDAISDGAKLAIPADYAGVSMAATRAIIRKGIKNLHLVGAPTTGLQAELLIGAGCVETLESSALTLGEYGPAPRFTKSVRDGSVKLVDATCPAIHAGLQASQKGIPFMPLRGIIGSHILDHHPDWITLQNPFVESEDPIVAIPAINPDFALFHAPFADKEGNVWVGRKRELINMSHASKSTLVTVDEVIDGNLFDDEKMAAGVLPALYVTKVSEVAGGNWPLPFWFTGGGDDEHLKMYMQMAGSDDGFAEYLQRYVFDESVGA